The following nucleotide sequence is from bacterium.
TCGACGGGCAGGTGGACGAGGAAATCGCGAACGAGCGCATGGACCGGCTGATGACGCTGCAGCAGGGCATCTCGCGCGAAATCCTCGCGTCGCGGCGCGGCTTAACGCTGCCGGTGATTGTCGAGGAAGAGCTCGCCGCGACGGGCGACGACCGCTACACGCACGTCGGGCGCACCATCGCCCAGGCGCCGGAGATCGACGGCGTGACGTATCTCCACGCGCCGGAGGGTACGGACATCCGCCTTGGCGATATTGTCCCGGCGAAGGTCGAGGACTCGACCGAATATGATCTGTTTGCCGCAATCGTTTGACCGAATTGCGAACGAAATCGCATACCGCCTCTTGCGACGGCATTCCCCATTCGCAATTCGCAATTCCACATTCCTCCTTGACCCATCGGATGCCCGTTGCTAGAAATCCCCGCGCGATGATGGCCGACGATACCGCGGCGCGCGATACGCGCATGATGCGCGCGGCGATCGAGGCCGCGAAGGCGTCGCTTGCGCTTGACGAGGTGCCGATCGGGTGCGTCATCGCGGCCGGCGACGAGGTTATCGCGACGGCGCATAACCGGCGCGAAACGGATCGCGATCCGCTGGCGCACGCCGAACTTTTGGCTATCCGCGAGGCGGCGAGGGCGACCGGCGCGTGGCGGCTGTCGGGGCTCACGCTGTATGTCACGCTCGAGCCGTGCGTGATGTGCGCCGGGGCGATCGTGCTCTCACGGATCGACCGCGTGGTGTACGGCGCGACGGACGCGAAGGCGGGTGCGGTGACGAGCTTGTATGATATTCTGGCCGATCCGCGGCTGAACCATCGCCCGGAGGTAACGGGCGGCGTGCTGGCCGAGGAGTGCGGCGAGTTGTTGACGGAATTTTTTCGCGCGAAACGCGACAGGACGTCGGAGCCGCGACCGTAAGGGAGCGGGTGGCAACGCCCTGACTTGAAAATCGAACGGCGCACGCGGCGCGCGCGCCCGCGAGCCGAAGACCACGGAGAGATGGCAGAGTGGTCGATTGCGGCGGCCTCGAAAGCCGTTGTACGGTTTACCGTACCGGGGGTTCGAATCCCTCTCTCTCCGATTTTTTATTTGCCGAACTGGGGTTCGGCGCTCCCAGGAGAAACGAATGCCGAACTGGGGTTCGGCGTTCCCAGGGATAAACGTGTTTGGAGAGATGACCGAGCGGCCGAAGGTGCACGACTGGAAATCGTGTGTGCGGTGTTGAGCCGTACCGAGGGTTCGAATCCCTCTCTCTCCGTTTCTGAACATCGCAGGAATAGACCGGAAGGCTGAAAGGCTGAAAGTCCGAAAGGTCGTCGCATAAATCCGCGGCTCCTTGCGATGACCTTCCAGCCTTTCAGACTCCCCGTCTTTCAGCCTTTTTTTTACGGCTTCGGCAGCTTCAGGTCGATGCGGCCTTCCTCGACCTTGAGATCCCAGAGGTAGCGGCCCTTGTTCGCCGTGAAGACGGCCGCCGTCGGGTCCGGGCGCGATATCGGTTGATCGGTCGAAACCGCACCCTTCGTGGTGACGGCGGCCGAAATCGCGATTTTCGTCTTGCGTTCGAGGGATAGCGAAACGTCGCCCTTGTCGAGCTTGATCAGCCCCATCCCCGCGGTGACGCCCGCAAGCGAAACCGTGACGCGTCCCTCGTCGCCGACGATCTTCACCGGCTTTTGTTCGCCGCGATAATCCTCGAGCGCGACGGCGCCCTCATCGAGACGGATGTCCACGCCGCCCTCGTGCTGCGCCAGGGCAAGCGCGCCGCCGTCGATCTCGCCGCGCACGTCGCCCGTAAGGCCGCGCGCGGACAGGCGGCCGGAGTCGATGCGCAACTCGAGGGTCGCGTCCTTTGGCACGCGAATCTCCACGCGCACGTCCCACTTCGACGTGGAAAGATCGCGCACGGAAATCTTCGCGCCCTCCGCTGTTGGCGACAAGGATGCGGCCGGCTTGCCGCCCTTCGTCTCGCCGCGCTTACGCGCCAGCGAACGCACGCGCACCTCGGCCGCGTCGCCCGCGACCACTTCCACGTCGCCCGCGACGTCGATCGTCACCAAGGGGCGCGGACTGACGGCGATGGTGTCGGACTGGACCCAGGGGGTTTCGCTTGCGGATGCTAGCGAAACAGGAAACAGGAAACAGGAAATAGAAAATAGTGGAATCGCAAATCGCAAAAGAGGATGGAGTATAGAGGATAGAGGATTGAGTCCCAATGCGTTTGCGTGGGTTCGCCGTTGCTCATGGCGCGAAATCCGCGGCCCGTTTCGTCGTCGGCGCATTCGCGTCTCCGCGTGAAGACGCCGGTGTGTTCCATTCCCCATTCCAAATTTCCCATTCGACATTGTCATTTGTCCACGCACGCCGGTGCGTTGTCGTGCCGATCGGTTTCCCCGCGCAGGTGGCGAACGGCGTGCGGGAGCACCGTTTCGATCACCTCCAGGCATTCGGTCGCGCCCTTTTTGCTGCCCGGCAGGTTGACGATGAGCGTCCGGCCGCGCACGGCGGACACACCACGCGAGAGGATCGCCGCGGGCACCTTCGCGAACGTCGTCATGCGCATCGCCTCGGCAAATCCGGGGGCTTCGCGATCGGCCACGGCCATCGTCGCCTCGGGCGTCACGTCGCGCGGGGCCAGGCCTGTACCCCCCGTGGTGAGGATGAGTCCGACATCTTCGTTGTCGGCCAGGCGCCGCAATTCGGACTCGATGCGCGAGATGTCGTCCGGGATGATGCCGTGGTACGCGCACGTCCAGCCGGAGGCGTTCATGATCTCGCGCAGCGCGGGACCGGAAGTGTCCTCCCGCTCGCCGATGGAGCCTTTGTCGCTGATGGTCAAAACGGCGTAACGCATGGAGCCTCCGAACGAATCGCGGGTTTCGTCCGCAGATTACGCGGATTTCGCGGATAGAAAAGGAGAGGATCGAGGATCGAGGATTGAGGATTGAGTCGGGCACGCGCACATCCCGGAATTGCGACGACCTTTCAGCCTTCCCGTCTCCCAGCCTTCCAGCCTACTTGAAGATTCCCGGTACGACGGCCACGCTGATCGGGCAGTGGTCCGAACCCTTGTCGTGTGCATGAATTTCGGCGCGTTTTACGAACTCCATCGCGGCGGGCGACGCGAGGATGTAGTCGATGCGCCAGCCGATATTCTTCTCGCGCACGCCGAATCGTTGGCTCCACCACGTGTAGTGCC
It contains:
- a CDS encoding MogA/MoaB family molybdenum cofactor biosynthesis protein; translated protein: MRYAVLTISDKGSIGEREDTSGPALREIMNASGWTCAYHGIIPDDISRIESELRRLADNEDVGLILTTGGTGLAPRDVTPEATMAVADREAPGFAEAMRMTTFAKVPAAILSRGVSAVRGRTLIVNLPGSKKGATECLEVIETVLPHAVRHLRGETDRHDNAPACVDK
- the tadA gene encoding tRNA adenosine(34) deaminase TadA, producing MADDTAARDTRMMRAAIEAAKASLALDEVPIGCVIAAGDEVIATAHNRRETDRDPLAHAELLAIREAARATGAWRLSGLTLYVTLEPCVMCAGAIVLSRIDRVVYGATDAKAGAVTSLYDILADPRLNHRPEVTGGVLAEECGELLTEFFRAKRDRTSEPRP